The following are encoded in a window of Mustela nigripes isolate SB6536 chromosome 3, MUSNIG.SB6536, whole genome shotgun sequence genomic DNA:
- the ITM2C gene encoding integral membrane protein 2C, which produces MVKISFQPAVAGIKGDKADKASASAAAPAPAAEILLTPAREERPPPQRYKKGGSVGGVCYLSMGMVVLLMGLVFASVYIYRYFFLAQLARDNFFHCGVLYEDSLSSQARTRMELEEDVKIYLEENYERINVPVPQFGGGDPADIIHDFQRGLTAYHDISLDKCYVIELNTTIVLPPRNFWELLMNVKRGTYLPQTYIIQEEMVVTEHVSDKEALGSFIYHLCNGKDTYRLRRRATRRRINKRGAKNCNAIRHFENTFVVETLICGVV; this is translated from the exons ATGGTGAAGATCAGCTTTCAGCCTGCCGTGGCCGGCATCAAGGGCGACAAGGCCGATAAGGCGTCGGCGTCGGCCGCGGCGCCGGCCCCAGCTGCCGAGATCCTGCTGACGCCCGCTCGG GAGGAGCGGCCCCCCCCGCAGCGCTACAAGAAGGGGGGCTCTGTGGGCGGCGTCTGCTACCTGTCCATGGGCATGGTCGTGCTGCTCATGGGCCTCGTGTTCGCCTCCGTCTACATCTACAGATACTTCTTCCTCGCACAG CTGGCCCGAGACAACTTCTTCCACTGCGGGGTTCTCTACGAGGACTCCCTGTCCTCCCAGGCCCGCACACggatggagctggaggaggacGTGAAGATCTACCTCGAAGAGAACTATGAGCGCATCAACGTGCCCGTGCCCCAGTTCGGCGGCGGGGACCCCGCAGACATCATTCATGACTTTCAGCGG GGCCTCACCGCCTACCATGACATCTCCCTGGACAAGTGCTATGTTATTGAGCTCAACACCACCATTGTGTTGCCCCCCCGAAACTTCTGGGAGCTCCTCATGAATGTGAAG AGGGGGACCTACCTCCCGCAGACGTACATCATCCAGGAGGAGATGGTGGTGACAGAGCACGTCAGTGACAAGGAGGCCCTGGGCTCCTTCATCTACCACCTGTGCAACGGGAAGGACACCTACCGGCTGCGGCGCCGAGCTACCCGGAGGC ggATCAACAAGCGAGGGGCCAAGAACTGCAACGCCATCCGCCACTTCGAGAACACCTTCGTGGTGGAGACCCTCATCTGCGGGGTGGTGTGA